A genome region from Geminicoccus roseus DSM 18922 includes the following:
- a CDS encoding AraC family transcriptional regulator — MVDPLAEFVTLLQPGAPFSKMVSAAGSWRVRRAEAGRPFYALILDGSCRLDVTGHAPITLEKDDFVLIPAAYDFTMTSREPPAPDVADTVPVPLSDGVFRVGDPGEEADLRVLVGYCVFASPDAALLVSLLPRLVFVRGEKRLSNLVQMVGEETRERRPAREVVLARLLEVLLIEALRSAAGTAASPGLVRGLADIRLAIALRRMHEDPARPWTVAELANEAALSRSMFFERFTRTVGITPMAYLLAWRMALAKDLLRQNGLAVSEVAERVGYGSASAFSVAFTRHVGLAPMRYGRERPEGEVLATAAPRAAPASAPAG; from the coding sequence ATGGTTGATCCTCTCGCTGAGTTCGTCACGCTGCTCCAGCCGGGCGCCCCGTTCTCCAAGATGGTCAGCGCGGCCGGATCCTGGCGGGTCCGCCGGGCGGAGGCCGGCCGGCCCTTCTATGCGTTGATCCTTGATGGTTCCTGCCGGCTCGACGTGACTGGCCACGCGCCGATCACCCTGGAGAAGGACGACTTCGTCCTGATCCCTGCAGCCTATGACTTCACGATGACGAGCCGCGAGCCTCCGGCGCCGGACGTCGCCGACACTGTCCCTGTTCCCTTATCCGATGGGGTGTTCCGCGTCGGCGATCCGGGCGAGGAAGCGGACTTGCGCGTGCTGGTCGGCTACTGCGTCTTCGCTTCTCCGGACGCGGCCCTGCTGGTTTCGCTCCTCCCCAGGCTCGTGTTCGTCCGCGGCGAGAAAAGGCTCAGCAACCTCGTGCAGATGGTTGGAGAGGAAACCCGGGAGCGGCGGCCGGCACGGGAGGTCGTGCTGGCGCGCCTGCTCGAGGTGCTGCTGATCGAGGCGCTGCGTTCCGCCGCCGGCACCGCCGCCTCGCCCGGTCTCGTGCGCGGCCTCGCGGACATCAGGCTCGCGATCGCGCTGCGGCGGATGCATGAAGACCCGGCCCGGCCCTGGACGGTCGCAGAGCTGGCGAACGAGGCTGCCCTCTCCCGCTCCATGTTCTTCGAGCGGTTCACCCGCACCGTGGGCATCACCCCGATGGCGTACCTGCTCGCCTGGCGCATGGCTCTGGCCAAGGATCTGCTTCGGCAGAACGGGCTGGCCGTTTCCGAGGTCGCGGAACGGGTCGGCTATGGCTCCGCCAGCGCGTTCAGCGTGGCGTTCACCCGTCATGTCGGGCTCGCGCCGATGCGCTACGGACGGGAGCGGCCGGAAGGAGAGGTGCTTGCGACCGCAGCGCCCAGGGCTGCTCCCGCCAGCGCTCCGGCCGGCTGA
- a CDS encoding ATP-binding cassette domain-containing protein: MSDPVEPAAGLSLHGITIRARDEAEPLLADFSLAIQPGEVVSVMGASGVGKSTLLAYVAGFIDRRAFEATGRVVLAGRRIDTLPPEQRRLGLLFQDAVLFPHLSVGGNLMFGLPRTLHRSRDERCAAVAQALAEAGLAGFEHRDPATLSGGQRARVALLRTLLAAPHALLLDEPFSKLDSALRAEFRAFVFDHARELRLPTLLVTHDPADMEAAGGRRVHLDPPIS, from the coding sequence ATGAGCGACCCCGTGGAACCAGCCGCCGGGCTTTCCCTGCACGGGATCACCATCCGCGCCCGCGACGAGGCAGAGCCGCTCCTGGCCGACTTCTCGCTCGCGATCCAGCCGGGCGAGGTGGTGAGCGTCATGGGCGCCAGCGGCGTCGGCAAGTCGACCTTGCTGGCCTATGTCGCGGGCTTCATCGACCGCCGCGCCTTCGAGGCCACCGGCCGGGTCGTGCTCGCTGGTCGTCGCATCGACACGCTCCCACCCGAGCAGCGCCGGCTGGGCCTCCTGTTCCAGGATGCTGTCCTGTTTCCGCATCTTTCGGTCGGCGGCAACCTGATGTTCGGCCTGCCGCGCACGCTGCATCGGTCGCGCGACGAACGGTGTGCCGCCGTGGCGCAGGCGCTGGCCGAGGCGGGACTTGCCGGCTTCGAGCATCGCGATCCGGCAACCCTCTCCGGCGGCCAGCGCGCCCGGGTCGCCCTCCTGCGCACGCTGCTGGCTGCCCCGCATGCCCTGCTGCTCGACGAGCCGTTCAGCAAGCTGGACAGCGCGCTGCGCGCGGAGTTCCGGGCCTTCGTGTTCGATCATGCCCGGGAACTGCGCCTGCCGACCCTGCTGGTGACCCACGATCCGGCCGACATGGAAGCCGCCGGCGGCCGCCGGGTGCACCTGGACCCGCCCATTTCCTGA
- a CDS encoding ABC transporter permease: MLRLAPAITLSLLLIPLLAGLIGTILPAFGYLEAIGGTALGLDGWRVLFAAPGIERAVWLTLASGLLATLLSLLLAAGFCAAMAERPAFPRLRSALALLLASPPSTMALGFAFLVMPSGWLVRLVSPWLTGWDRPPVGLATVQDPLGLSFVAGLLLKEVPYLVLMTMAASAQVPVARTMAAACALGQPPALAWVKTVFPQIYPQIRLPVFAVMAFSLSAVDVAMILAPGQPPPLAVIATRWFADADLQRYFPAAAAAVLQLVIVLGAILVWRLAEIPLGWLGRRWIERGGTSPVAAFVVRRAADLAALLVGLGLLALAAMGVWSIAGIWRFPDLLPAEWRFGLWLREGGPVLATAGTTAIIGIASAALALVLALACLENEARGGGRPATRSLWLLYLPLLVPQIGFLFGVQVALIRLDLDGTLVAVVWVHAIFVVPYVFLSLADPFRALDRRQIAAAAALGAGPCRIFLAVKLPILLRPILIAAAVGFAVSVGQYLPTLFAGAGRIVTLTTEAVTLAGGADRRLVGMLAVLQASLPLAGYGLALAAPALLYRNRRDLAR; encoded by the coding sequence ATGCTGCGCCTCGCGCCCGCGATCACCCTGTCGCTCCTCCTCATCCCGCTTCTCGCGGGCCTGATCGGGACGATCCTGCCCGCCTTCGGCTATCTGGAGGCGATCGGCGGGACCGCGTTGGGCCTGGATGGCTGGCGGGTGCTGTTCGCAGCACCCGGGATCGAGCGCGCCGTCTGGCTGACGCTCGCCTCCGGCCTGCTCGCCACGCTGCTCTCCCTGTTGCTGGCGGCCGGGTTCTGCGCAGCCATGGCGGAGCGGCCGGCCTTTCCTCGGCTGCGTTCGGCGCTGGCGCTGCTGCTGGCCAGCCCGCCCAGCACGATGGCGCTGGGCTTCGCCTTCCTGGTGATGCCGAGCGGCTGGCTGGTCCGCCTGGTCTCGCCCTGGCTGACCGGCTGGGACCGGCCGCCGGTGGGGCTGGCAACCGTGCAGGATCCGCTGGGCCTGAGCTTCGTGGCCGGGCTGCTGCTCAAGGAGGTGCCCTACCTCGTCCTGATGACGATGGCAGCCTCCGCGCAGGTGCCGGTCGCGCGTACCATGGCCGCCGCCTGCGCCCTCGGGCAGCCGCCAGCCCTGGCTTGGGTCAAGACGGTCTTCCCGCAGATCTACCCGCAGATCCGCCTGCCGGTATTCGCGGTGATGGCCTTCTCCCTCTCGGCGGTGGACGTGGCGATGATCCTTGCCCCGGGCCAGCCGCCGCCGCTGGCCGTGATCGCCACCCGCTGGTTCGCCGATGCCGACCTGCAGCGCTATTTTCCTGCGGCGGCCGCCGCCGTGCTGCAACTCGTGATCGTGCTGGGCGCGATCCTCGTCTGGCGGCTGGCGGAGATCCCGTTGGGCTGGCTCGGCCGCCGCTGGATCGAGCGGGGCGGGACCTCGCCGGTGGCGGCATTCGTCGTCCGGCGTGCCGCCGACCTTGCCGCACTCCTGGTCGGCCTGGGCCTCCTGGCGCTGGCGGCGATGGGAGTCTGGTCGATCGCCGGCATCTGGCGGTTCCCCGACCTCCTGCCGGCAGAGTGGCGGTTCGGGCTGTGGCTGAGGGAGGGCGGCCCGGTCCTGGCCACCGCCGGCACCACCGCGATCATCGGCATCGCCTCGGCTGCCCTGGCTCTGGTCCTGGCGCTGGCCTGCCTGGAGAACGAGGCCAGGGGCGGCGGCCGTCCGGCGACGCGCTCGCTGTGGCTGCTCTACCTGCCGCTCCTGGTGCCGCAGATCGGCTTCCTGTTCGGCGTCCAGGTCGCCCTGATCCGGCTGGACCTGGACGGCACCCTGGTCGCGGTGGTCTGGGTGCACGCGATCTTCGTGGTCCCTTATGTGTTTCTCTCGCTGGCCGACCCGTTCCGCGCACTCGACCGCCGGCAGATCGCGGCCGCTGCCGCACTGGGTGCCGGACCCTGCCGGATCTTCCTGGCGGTCAAGCTGCCGATCCTGCTTCGCCCGATCCTGATTGCGGCGGCGGTGGGCTTTGCGGTGAGCGTGGGCCAGTATCTGCCGACTCTGTTCGCCGGGGCCGGCCGCATCGTCACCCTTACCACCGAGGCCGTCACCCTGGCCGGCGGCGCCGACCGCCGTTTGGTCGGCATGCTGGCGGTCCTGCAGGCGAGCCTGCCGCTCGCCGGCTACGGTCTGGCGCTGGCGGCACCGGCCCTCCTCTACCGCAACCGCCGTGACCTGGCCCGATGA
- a CDS encoding ABC transporter substrate-binding protein: protein MTSRRSPIVRHALGLAVALAALIGSPSGSQAREWNEVLAEARGQTVYFNAWAGDPQTNAFIAWVGEEAEERFGVEVEHVKLTDTAEAVARVLAEKSAGRDQGGSVDLVWINGANFLAMRQQDLLFGPFAQDLPNWRYVDTTNKPSNVIDFTVPTEGYESPWHMAQIVYVYDSARIAAYDLPRSMPAMLEWVKENPGRLTHPTVRDFLGATFLKQALYELAPDPAVLQEPATDATFAATVEPLWAWYDALRPHLWRGGREFPANGPAQRQLMSDGEIELYAAFNPAEAAVAIRLGTLPRTARVYVPDGGTIGNTSFVAIPYNAAHKEAAMVVADFLLSPEVQARAQDPEQLGNFTVLDLAKLDPAQQALFERPADAVAVPTNQEMGSMLLEPHPSWMTRIVEAWEQRYLP from the coding sequence ATGACATCTCGCCGAAGCCCGATCGTCCGCCACGCCCTGGGTCTGGCCGTCGCGCTTGCCGCCCTGATCGGCAGCCCGTCCGGCAGCCAGGCGCGGGAGTGGAACGAGGTCCTGGCCGAGGCACGCGGCCAGACCGTCTACTTCAACGCCTGGGCGGGCGATCCCCAGACCAATGCGTTCATCGCCTGGGTCGGCGAGGAGGCGGAAGAGCGCTTCGGGGTCGAGGTGGAGCACGTCAAGCTGACCGACACCGCCGAGGCGGTGGCGCGGGTGCTGGCCGAGAAGTCGGCCGGCCGCGACCAGGGCGGCTCGGTGGACCTGGTCTGGATCAACGGCGCCAACTTCCTGGCGATGCGGCAGCAGGACCTGCTGTTCGGCCCGTTCGCCCAGGATCTGCCGAACTGGCGCTATGTCGACACCACCAACAAGCCCTCCAACGTGATCGACTTCACCGTGCCGACCGAGGGATATGAATCGCCCTGGCACATGGCACAGATCGTCTATGTCTACGACAGCGCGCGCATCGCGGCCTATGATCTGCCGCGCTCAATGCCGGCCATGCTGGAATGGGTGAAGGAGAACCCCGGCCGGCTGACCCATCCGACCGTGCGCGACTTCCTGGGCGCCACCTTCCTCAAGCAGGCCCTCTACGAGTTGGCCCCCGATCCGGCCGTCCTGCAGGAGCCGGCGACCGACGCGACCTTCGCCGCCACCGTCGAACCGCTCTGGGCCTGGTACGACGCGCTGCGCCCCCATCTTTGGCGAGGCGGGCGCGAGTTTCCGGCGAATGGGCCCGCCCAGCGGCAGCTGATGAGCGACGGCGAGATCGAACTGTACGCCGCGTTCAACCCAGCCGAGGCCGCAGTTGCGATTCGGCTGGGCACGCTGCCCAGGACTGCGCGGGTCTATGTCCCGGACGGCGGCACCATCGGCAATACCAGCTTCGTGGCGATCCCCTACAACGCCGCCCACAAGGAAGCGGCGATGGTGGTCGCCGACTTCCTGCTCTCGCCCGAGGTCCAGGCCCGCGCCCAGGACCCGGAGCAGCTCGGCAACTTCACCGTGCTGGACCTGGCGAAACTCGACCCGGCGCAGCAGGCGCTGTTCGAACGCCCGGCCGATGCCGTGGCCGTGCCCACCAACCAGGAGATGGGCAGCATGCTGCTGGAGCCGCACCCGAGCTGGATGACCCGGATCGTCGAGGCCTGGGAGCAGCGCTACCTGCCTTGA
- a CDS encoding TetR/AcrR family transcriptional regulator: MRIAAEPCGMAIKENVQVGRPRLFDENVVLDAAIGQFWVSGYTGTSIRDLAAAMGMTSASLYNAFGDKRVLFVRALERYLDQSMRRRIGALDQAADPMAGLKAFFVDLVAVSLADRRGCMLVNSAMEVAPFDSELRERICAGLAEIEGGFRQTVERAQAANRVDGALPAAEAARLLLSAVVSIRVLARATADRDLLEGIARSALATLARPGEKEKLN; the protein is encoded by the coding sequence ATGCGTATCGCGGCCGAACCATGTGGCATGGCGATAAAGGAGAATGTTCAGGTGGGAAGGCCACGCTTGTTCGATGAAAACGTGGTTCTCGATGCGGCAATTGGCCAGTTCTGGGTGAGCGGATACACGGGGACGTCTATCCGTGATCTCGCGGCAGCCATGGGGATGACCAGCGCAAGCCTGTACAACGCCTTCGGCGACAAGCGCGTTTTGTTCGTCCGCGCGCTGGAGCGCTATCTCGACCAGTCGATGCGCCGCCGGATCGGCGCGCTCGACCAAGCCGCCGATCCCATGGCCGGGCTGAAAGCCTTCTTTGTCGATCTGGTCGCCGTCTCGCTGGCCGACCGGCGCGGCTGCATGCTGGTCAACAGCGCCATGGAGGTGGCGCCGTTCGATTCGGAGCTGCGCGAGCGGATCTGTGCCGGGCTTGCCGAGATTGAAGGCGGATTTCGGCAGACGGTCGAGCGGGCGCAGGCGGCGAACAGGGTGGATGGGGCACTGCCGGCCGCAGAAGCCGCCCGGCTCCTGCTGTCGGCCGTGGTGTCGATCCGGGTCCTGGCCCGGGCGACCGCCGATCGCGACCTGCTTGAAGGTATCGCCCGCTCCGCCCTGGCAACCCTGGCCCGGCCTGGTGAGAAGGAGAAGCTGAACTAG
- a CDS encoding peroxiredoxin-like family protein, with product MTDLTPLFPRQKVPGLSVPLAGGGTFDLADEKPGNFTLVVFYRGLHCPICKAQLLDLQSKIEAFESRGVSVIAISSDDAERAERTQEAWHLDKLRVGYGLDLKKAREWGLFISSGRGKTSAGIEEPARFSEPGLFLVRPDGTLYFSSVQTMPFARPALADILGAVDFVLKADYPARGEIESL from the coding sequence ATGACCGATCTCACCCCGCTGTTCCCCCGTCAGAAGGTCCCCGGCCTGTCCGTGCCGCTGGCCGGTGGCGGGACCTTCGACCTCGCTGACGAGAAGCCGGGCAACTTCACGCTGGTCGTGTTCTACCGCGGCCTGCACTGCCCGATCTGCAAGGCGCAGTTGCTCGACCTCCAGTCCAAGATCGAAGCGTTCGAGAGCAGGGGCGTCTCGGTCATCGCCATCTCCTCGGACGATGCCGAACGGGCCGAGCGAACCCAGGAAGCCTGGCACCTCGACAAGCTGCGGGTCGGCTATGGGCTGGACCTGAAGAAAGCCCGGGAATGGGGCCTGTTCATCTCGTCGGGCCGCGGCAAGACATCCGCGGGCATCGAGGAGCCGGCGCGCTTCAGCGAGCCCGGCCTGTTCCTGGTCCGCCCCGACGGCACGCTCTACTTCAGCAGCGTGCAGACCATGCCGTTCGCGCGGCCGGCGCTGGCCGACATCCTGGGGGCGGTGGATTTCGTGCTGAAGGCCGACTACCCGGCCCGCGGCGAGATCGAAAGCCTCTGA
- a CDS encoding FAD-dependent oxidoreductase has translation MNSGTVSSRFLWASLLVLVVGAAIFVFADGARLFDIGSIAQHRDRYVDWISANPLLGAGAFFLAYVAVTAVSIPGAAAMTVLAGSLFGLVTGTILVSFASVAGATLAMLAARYLLRGFVERRFGNAMAKLNRGVERDGASYLFGLRLVPVIPFVAINLGMGLTRMNPLTFAWVSQLGMLPATLVYVNAGSQLMSVERASDLLSARLLLAFLALAIFPFAAKRGVAWWQRRGAEATWQRPARFDYNLVVIGAGSAGLVSAYVAAAAKARVALIEQNQMGGDCLNTGCVPSKALIRSAKLAKEARQPERLGLDGDLSVNFPAVMARIRRVIARIEPHDSAERYRGLGVEVISGRATIVDPWTVRVDGRSLSTRKIVVATGAEPSLPPIPGLEAVEPLTSESLWSLTEQPVHLLVVGGGAIGCELAQSFARLGSKVVMVEAAPRILGQEDDDVAAAMVATLEQDGVEILAGAGIARFEQTGLGGRAHMEDGRAIEFTRVLVATGRRPRVTGFGLEELGLLDDGKLVVDERLQTRLPSIHAAGDVIGQLQFTHAASHHAWHAAVNSLFGRIWSFNVDVSVFPIVIYTDPEMARVGITEAEARARNIPVEVTRFDLADLDRAITDGADDGFIKVLTVPGKDRILGATVVGARAGDLLAEFTLAMRHGLGLKAILKTIHPYPGWMEANKAVAGAWQRDHVPDWAMSLSERWMRWQRG, from the coding sequence ATGAATTCCGGCACCGTCAGCTCGCGCTTCCTCTGGGCCTCCCTGCTCGTCCTGGTCGTCGGCGCAGCGATCTTCGTCTTCGCCGATGGCGCCCGGTTGTTCGACATCGGCAGCATCGCCCAGCATCGCGACCGCTATGTCGACTGGATCAGCGCCAACCCGCTCCTTGGCGCGGGCGCCTTCTTCCTGGCCTATGTGGCGGTCACCGCAGTGTCGATCCCCGGTGCCGCCGCCATGACCGTCTTGGCCGGCAGCCTGTTCGGCCTGGTCACCGGGACGATCCTGGTGTCGTTCGCCAGCGTGGCGGGCGCAACGCTGGCGATGCTGGCGGCGCGCTACCTGCTGCGCGGCTTCGTCGAGCGCCGGTTCGGCAACGCCATGGCCAAGCTCAACCGAGGCGTAGAGCGCGACGGCGCCAGCTACCTGTTCGGCCTGCGCCTGGTCCCGGTGATCCCGTTCGTGGCGATCAACCTGGGCATGGGCCTCACCCGGATGAACCCCCTCACCTTCGCCTGGGTCAGCCAGCTCGGCATGCTGCCGGCGACCCTCGTCTACGTGAACGCCGGCAGCCAGCTCATGTCGGTCGAGCGGGCCAGCGACCTGTTGAGCGCGCGGCTCCTGCTGGCCTTCCTGGCGCTGGCGATCTTTCCGTTCGCGGCCAAGCGAGGGGTCGCGTGGTGGCAGCGGCGCGGCGCCGAGGCGACATGGCAGCGCCCCGCGCGGTTCGACTATAATCTGGTGGTGATCGGCGCCGGGTCGGCAGGCCTGGTCAGCGCCTATGTCGCCGCCGCCGCCAAGGCCAGGGTGGCGCTGATCGAACAGAACCAGATGGGCGGCGACTGCCTGAACACCGGCTGCGTGCCGTCCAAGGCGCTGATCCGTTCGGCCAAGCTTGCCAAGGAGGCGCGGCAGCCCGAGCGCCTGGGCCTGGATGGTGACCTGAGCGTGAACTTTCCCGCGGTCATGGCACGCATCCGCCGGGTGATCGCCAGGATCGAGCCCCACGATTCAGCGGAGCGCTACCGGGGTCTTGGGGTCGAGGTGATCTCTGGTCGCGCCACGATCGTCGATCCCTGGACGGTACGGGTCGACGGACGCAGCCTGTCGACCCGCAAGATCGTGGTCGCCACCGGCGCCGAGCCGAGCCTGCCCCCGATCCCCGGGCTGGAGGCGGTCGAGCCGCTGACCTCGGAAAGCCTGTGGTCGCTGACCGAGCAGCCTGTCCACCTGCTGGTGGTGGGCGGCGGCGCCATTGGCTGTGAGTTGGCCCAAAGCTTCGCCAGGCTTGGCAGCAAGGTCGTGATGGTCGAGGCCGCGCCCCGGATCCTGGGGCAGGAGGACGACGACGTCGCCGCCGCCATGGTCGCGACGTTGGAGCAGGACGGCGTGGAGATCCTGGCTGGCGCCGGGATCGCCCGCTTCGAGCAGACCGGCCTTGGCGGCAGAGCTCACATGGAGGATGGCCGGGCGATCGAGTTCACCCGCGTGCTGGTGGCGACCGGCCGCCGCCCCCGCGTCACCGGCTTCGGCCTGGAGGAACTCGGCCTGCTGGACGATGGCAAGCTGGTCGTCGACGAGCGCCTGCAAACCCGCCTGCCCAGCATCCACGCCGCCGGTGACGTGATCGGGCAGCTCCAGTTCACCCATGCCGCCAGCCACCATGCATGGCACGCGGCGGTGAACTCCCTGTTCGGCCGCATCTGGAGCTTCAACGTGGACGTCAGCGTGTTCCCGATCGTGATCTATACCGACCCCGAGATGGCCCGGGTCGGGATCACCGAGGCCGAGGCCAGGGCCAGGAACATCCCGGTTGAGGTCACCCGGTTCGACCTGGCGGATCTCGACCGCGCCATCACCGATGGGGCCGATGACGGCTTCATCAAGGTGCTGACCGTGCCGGGCAAGGACCGGATCCTGGGCGCGACGGTGGTCGGCGCCCGTGCCGGCGACCTCTTGGCCGAGTTCACCCTCGCAATGCGGCATGGGCTGGGCCTGAAAGCGATCCTGAAGACTATTCATCCCTACCCGGGCTGGATGGAGGCCAACAAAGCGGTGGCCGGCGCCTGGCAGCGCGACCATGTTCCCGACTGGGCGATGTCCCTGTCCGAGCGCTGGATGCGGTGGCAGCGCGGATGA